CTTTTGGGGACATCCCGCAAATCGTTTATAGGCAAGGTGCTTGACCTCCCGGTGGAAGAACGGTTGGAAGGAACCATAGCTACTACGGTGGCAGGTATTATGAAAGGTGTAGATATAGTGCGTGTACATGACGTACTGCAGAATAAACGTGCAGCTATTATGACTGATGAGATGGTGAGATAGATATGGATAAAATAATTATTGAAGAATTGGAGGTATATGCTTATCATGGCGTGGCACCCGAAGAAAAAGCCCTGGGGCAGATGTTTATTATATCGGTGGAAGTAACTGCTGACCTTAAAGCGGCAGCCTGTGCTGATGAACTGTCATATACCATCAACTATGGCAATTTATGTGCTGATATAGAGAAAGTGCTGACATCCCGCAAGTATGAACTAATAGAGGCCGCTGCTATGGCGGTGATTGAGCGGATACTTGATAACTATCCGGCTGTGATGTCTGTTAAAGTCTTACTAAAGAAGCCGTGGGCCCCTCTAGGGCGCCACTTGAAATATGTTGCAGTGGAAATGGAGCGCCGGCGTGGCAGTTAATAAGAAGAGAGGTAAATATGTATAAAGATAAAATAAAAGCTTATTTAGGCATAGGGTCTAACATAGGAGACAGGCAGTCCAATCTGGACGCAGCTGTCGGTATGCTGCGGCATACCAGGGGCATAGAAATAAGGAATGTTTCTTCATTTTATAATACGGCTCCAGTAGGATATACAGCTCAACCCGACTTTCTAAACGGAGTTGTCGAGATAGAAACCATTCTTACCCCACATGAGCTTCTAAAAATATGTCAAACAATAGAGGACAAATTAAAACGGGTGCGTACCATACGATGGGGACCCCGTACTATAGATATAGATATACTGCTGTATGATGAATTAATTATACAGGATGAAAATCTTATTATTCCCCATCCGCATATGCACCAAAGGGAATTTGTATTACAGCCGCTTAATGATATAGCTCCAGAAGTCATCCACCCGGTTTTTAAAATGACGGTATGCAAGCTGTATGAACGTTTGAAATCTAAATAAATCCGGTATAAGCCGACGGCAAGACATGGGATATATGATGGTACTCAGCCGTGAGGAACCGTCCGAAACTGCTGAAAAAGTGCTTGAGTGCTCAGGGCTTCGACATGGGGACAGTTCCTCAGTCGCATGAAAAGCGCATTCGACAGACGAACCGTCCCCAAGTCGCAGCCCTTCTTCCTGCTGAACCGGACTTTTTCAGTGATTTTGAACCGTTTCGTTTACATGTCGAAGCCTTGACCAATTAAGTATACTTTCATCATTTTTGTGCCGGTTAGTTAGAATAGAGGTGAAAAAGATGGACACAAGAATAGCTGTTGTGGGAATTGTAGTGAGCAACAGAGAAGAAGAAGCAAAAAAAGTAAATGACATATTATCGAGTTACGGCCATCTTGTTGTAGGACGGATGGGCATACCCTATAAAGATAGAGGCGTTTCGGTTATTTCTCTAATTGTAGATGGGACTACCGATGACATCGGAGCACTGACCGGAAAACTGGGCAATATCAAAGGTGTAAAAGTGAAGTCGGTAGTAGCGTATTGAATTGACTTTTATTTGTTTAATGTTATAATATAAATGCGCAAAATATATCAGTAGGGAGGGATTGTCTTGAAATTCACGAAAATGCAAGGCATTGGTAATGATTATGTATATGTAAATTGTTTTGAAGAAAAAGTTGAAAATCCATCAGGGGTTGCAGTTAAGATAAGTGATAGACATTTTGGTATAGGCTCAGACGGCTTGGTGTTAATTATGCCTTCAGATACAGAGGACTTCAAAATGAGAATGTTTAATTCTGACGGGTCAGAAGCCGAGATGTGTGGAAATGCTATTCGATGTGTGGGTAAGTACGTATATGATAACGGCCTGACTGATAAAGATACTATTTCAATAGAAACCCTTGCCGGGACTAAGATCCTTAAGATGGAAATTGAAGATGGCAAGGTAAAGATGGTAAGAGTAGATATGGGAGAGCCTATTCTTGAGCCGGAAAAAATACCCGTGATACATGCTAAAGAAAGATTTGTTAATGAAGAAGTTGAAGTGGATGGAGAAAAATACAAGGTTACCTGTGTATCTATGGGTAATCCACATGCAATAATTTATATGAAAGATATAGATAATCTAAAAATAGAAGAGATTGGTCCCAAATTTGAACATCACAAAATTTTCCCAAGAAGGACTAATACTGAATTTGTAGAAGTGATTGACCGGCAAACATTAAAGATGAGAGTATGGGAAAGGGGAGCCGGGGAAACCTTAGCTTGCGGTACAGGGGCTTGTGCTGTATTAGTAGCATCAGTACTGAACGGAGTAAGTGAAAGAAAAGCAACTGTCAAGTTAAAAGGCGGAGACCTTTTAATTGAGTGGAGCCAAGAAGACAATCATGTATACATGACAGGACCTGCGGTAAAAGTATTTGATGGGGAAATAGAGATTTAGATACAGATATAGATAAAGAGACTTGATGAGAATAAGATATTAATATTTATCTATATATAATGTGATAATGATTTTACATGTGTTTAATATAGAATAAAGAGAGGATGAATGATAATGGCTTTAGTAAATGAAAATTACCTGAAACTACCCGGCAGCTACCTATTTGCTGAAATTGCAAGAAGGGTAAGCAGCTTCCAGAAGGAAAACCCAAATGCAAAGATTATAAGATTGGGAATAGGTGACGTTACCAGACCACTTCCGCCTGCTGTTATTGAAAACCTGCATAAAGCAGTGGATGAAATGGCTCATGCAGAAACCTTCAGAGGATACGGCCCGGAGCAGGGCTATGCTTTTCTTATTGAAAAAATCATCCAATTTGATTATGCACCACGGGGAATCAAACTGGATGTAGATGAGGTATTTGTAAGCGATGGTTCCAAGAGCGATACAGGAAATATTCAGGAGATATTTGGTGTAGATAATGTTGTTGCTGTAACTGACCCTGTTTATCCCGTGTATGTAGATACCAATGTAATGGCCGGGAGAGCAGGCGAACTAACTGAACAGGGGAAATGGAGCAAAATTGTTTACATCCCATGTACTGCCGAAAATAATTTTGTACCTGCCCTGCCTGACCAAAAGGTTGATTTGATTTATTTGTGTTTCCCCAATAACCCTACAGGTATGACCATAACAAAAGAAGAGTTAAAGAAATGGGTAGACTATGCAAAAGCTAATAAAGCCATTATTCTCTATGATGCAGCTTATGAAGCTTACATACAGGAAGCAGATGTGCCTCACAGCATCTATGAAGTAGAAGGTGCAAAAGAAGTTGCCATCGAGTTTAGAAGCTTTTCAAAAAATGCCGGATTTACCGGGACAAGATGTGCATTCACTGTTGTACCTAAAGAAGTAGTTGCATACACAAGTACAGGCGAAGTAGTGCAGTTAAACAAATTATGGAATAGAAGACAAACAACCAAGTTTAACGGAGTTCCATATATTATTCAAAAGGGTGCTGCGGCTGTTTATACTGAAGAAGGACAGAAGCAGATCAAAGCTTTAATAGATTATTATATGACAAATGCAAAAATTATCAGAGAAGGTTTATTGAGCCTGGGCCTTCAAGTATTTGGCGGCGTAAATGCCCCCTATATCTGGTTAAAGACTCCTAACGGATTGGATTCCTGGGCATTCTTTGACAAGCTGTTAAACGAAGCCAATATTGTAGGTACTCCAGGTGTAGGCTTTGGACCAAGCGGACAGGGATATTTCCGGCTAACTGCTTTTGGAAACAAAGAAAATACAGAAGAAGCTGTAGAAAGGTTTAAGACAAGGTTAAAACTGTGAAATAGTTCATCGTTAATAGTTCACAGTTGATGGATTTATGAAAACACTGAAAAAGTTACGTTTTTTAATGTTAATTGCAATTTTATAAATAGTATATTGCAAAAACAGCAATAAAGGTCTTGAAATTTATTTAAATATATATTATAATTAAGACACGAAATTAAATATTGGTTAGTAGGACAATGGCGTTCTCAGCAATCACTATTCAGGTGGTTTGTTTGAGTGCGCTTTTTTGTTATTTTGTTATTTTAATCTTTTATATTACGTTGTGCAGGAAACACAAATTAATATTTCATGTATTTTGTCATGTATTTTGTTGGTTTTGATGCGGTTTCCCCGGCTCCGCATCATGACATATACTTAATTTTAGATTTAAGACAATTAATTTACTCCCTAAAAGAAGCAATTATTTACAAAAACCCGTTTTTGTAAAAATTGCCGTTGTTTATAATTCCCCAGCAATTACACCGGACATAGCCAGAGCCGGGGCCGGCGTAATTGTATAAATGCATTGATAACTGGTTCTCTTGCACCAGTTTGTAATATGATAATAGATTATAATTTTGCAGTAAAATGCTGTGTTGTTTTGTTCAATAATAGCAATGATGTTATTATTTTTTAATTTCTGAATAATTGAAGTAAAATATTTATTGTTTTACAAGGATTAAGGAAGAAATTAACTTGTTGTGCTAGTTCATGTAGAAAGATTTGCGGAAGGGCTTAGAGATTATTAATGTAGTTTTCCTTTTGAAATAAACTAGTACAACAGGCTAAATTAAAATATTTGCATCATGGCTGTTATGGAACTTGAGTTTCATAGCAGCTTTAGTTTTATAATTAACCAACTTTAAAACTAAAAATTGCTGTATTAAAGTTGGTTAATTTCATCGATAACTACATTAATTTATTTTTAACTTAAATATTGGTTATCGATATATTCAAAGTACCAGACTTATATAAATAAGAATAGAAAGGTTGGCCAGTATGCAGTATCTTGGAATACCAAAAAAACAGGGACTTTATGACCCGAGATTTGAACACGATGCCTGTGGAATTGGTTTTGTGACAAATATTAAAGGTAAGAAGTCACATGAAATCATACGTCAGGCTATTACAATTTTATTAAATCTTACACATCGTGGCGGATGTGGGTGTGAGATCAATACCGGTGATGGTGCCGGCATATTGATGCAAATTCCGCATGATTTTTTTGTAAAAGTGTGCAGGCAAAGCGGTTTTAGCCTGCCTGAAGAAGGAGAATACGGGGTAGGAATGCTTTTTTTATCCCCAGACCCGCAAGAACGTGAAGAAAATGAAAAATGCCTTGAGAAAATTATTGAAGAAGAGGGCCAAAGTGTCCTGGGGTGGAGGACTGTACCTGTAAATGATATTTCCCTGGGAAAAGTTGCAAAAGCCGGTATGCCGTTTATCCGCCAGGTTTTTGTTAAAAAGAATGAGCAGATTACAGACCAACTTGCCTTTGAAAGGAAATTGTATGTAATCCGCAAGCGGGCGGAAAAAGCCATTCGTTATTCGGGAATGAAAGGCGGTCAATACTTTTATTTTGCAAGCTTTTCTTCTAGGACCATCGTCTATAAAGGGATGCTGACTCCCCAACAGGTAGAAGAGTTTTATCCCGACTTGCTGGATAGTGATATGAAAACAGCCATTGCCCTTGTACATTCACGGTTCAGTACCAATACATTCCCAAGCTGGGAGCGTGCACATCCTAACCGGTATATTATACACAATGGTGAAATTAACACCTTGCGGGGAAATGTAAACTGGATGCATGCCCGGGAGGCAATGTTTGAATCCGAATTGTTCGGTGATGATATCAAAAAGGTCCTTCCGGTAATTAATCCGGATGGCAGCGATTCAGCCATGCTGGATAATTGCCTGGAGATTCTTACACTTGCAGGGAGATCGCTTCCACATGCAGTTATGATGGCTATTCCCGAACCGTGGGAAAATCACGAGAGTATGAGTGATGAAAAGAGAGCTTTTTATGAATACCACAGCTGCATGATGGAACCATGGGATGGTCCGGCAGCCATTGCCTTTACCGATGGCACATATGTTGGTGCAGTACTGGATAGAAACGGTTTAAGGCCTTCACGTTACTATGTTACAAAAGACGACCTGGTAATTTTAGCTTCAGAGGTAGGGGTATTGGACATTCCGCCCGAAAATGTTTTGAAAAAAGAAAGGCTTCATCCGGGGAGGATGTTCTTAATTGATACAAAAGAAGGCAGGATCATTGAAGATGAAGAATTAAAGCAAAGCATTGCAGCCCAGCATCCTTACCGCAAATGGTTAAATGAGCATCTTATTGAGTTGAAAGATTTACCGGATGTGGAGCATGTACCGGCAAAAGAACACCAGTCGGTGCTTAAAAGGCAGAGGGCATTTGGTTATACTTCCGAAGAGCTCAAACTTATTATTGGACCTATGGCAAAAGACGGTATCGATCCGATTGGGGCAATGGGTACCGATACGCCGCTGGCGGTTTTATCTGACAAGCCTCAGCTGCTTTACAATTATTTTAAACAGCTTTTTGCCCAGGTAACCAACCCGCCTATCGATGCACTTCGTGAGGAATTAATTACTTCCACCATTACAATGATTGGTTCGGAAGGAAATTTATTAAATCCTGAAGCGAAGAGCTGCAGGCAGATTAAATTAAAGACACCTGTTTTGAACAATGAAGAACTGGAAAAACTAAGGGTTATCCAAAAAGATGGGTTTAAAGCCATTACCCTTCCTATACTCTTTAAAGTTGATGAAGATGGCAAGGCACTTGAAAATGCAATGGATGAGTTGTGCAGTGCAGCCAGTGCTGCGATAAAAGACGGATATAACCTGTTAATTTTGTCCGATAGAGGGGTTGATAATGAAAAAGCTCCCATTCCTGCACTTTTAGCTGTTGCAGGACTGCACCACCACTTAATCCGTGAAGGGACCCGTACAAAAGTAAGCATTCTGCTGGAATCCGGGGAACCTCGCGAAGTACATCACTTTGCCCTCCTTTTAGGATATGGAGTAAGTGCTGTGAACCCGTACCTGGCGTTTGAAACGATTGAAGATATGATTGGACAGGGATTGCTTACAGATATAACCTATGAAACTGCTGTCAACAAATACATCAAGGCTGTTACCAAAGGCGTGGTAAAGGTTATGTCCAAGATGGGTATCTCTACCATACAGAGTTACCAGGGAGCACAGATTTTTGAAGCACTTGGCCTTAATGAGGCAGTAATCAATAAATATTTTACATGGACGCCGTCCAGGATTGGCGGTATTGGCATCAAGGAAATCGCCAAGGAAGTAAAAATGCGTCATGACAGTGCCTTTGCAGAGAGACAGACAGATGTGAAAACCCTTGAAACGGGTGGAAATTACCAGTGGAGAAAAGATGGAGAATATCACCTGTTTAATCCTGAGACAGTCCACAAGTTACAGCAGGCATGCAGGACCGGTAATTATAACCTGTATAAGGAATATGCGTCGTTGATTAATGAACAATCACAAAGCCTTTGCACCATCAGAGGACTGCTGGATATGAAACTGGAACAAGAGCCTGTACCAATTGAAGAAGTGGAATCGGTAGAATCCATCTGCAAGAGGTTTAAGACCGGGGCTATGTCCTACGGTTCCATCAGCCAGGAAGCACATGAGAGTCTTGCTATTGCCATGAACCGTATTGGGGGTAAGAGCAATACCGGTGAAGGGGGAGAAAATCCTGAGCGCTTTAAACCTGATGCAAACGGAGACTCGAGATGTAGTGCCATCAAGCAGGTGGCATCGGGACGATTTGGTGTTACCATTGAATATCTGGTAAATTCCAAAGAGATACAGATTAAAATGGCACAAGGTGCAAAACCGGGAGAAGGCGGCCAGCTGCCTGGACGAAAAGTTTATCCATGGGTTGCTAAGGCAAGATATTCTACGCCTGGTGTAGGATTAATTTCACCGCCACCGCACCATGATATTTACTCCATTGAGGACCTTGCACAGCTTATTCACGATCTTAAAAATGCAAATAAGGATGCAAGGATAAGCGTAAAACTTGTGTCAGAAGTTGGTGTAGGGACCATTGCTGCAGGAGTGGCAAAAGGGCGTGCTGATGTCGTATTAATCAGCGGTTATGATGGTGGTACCGGAGCATCTCCAAGGACTAGTATCCGCCATGCAGGACTTCCATGGGAACTTGGTGTTGCCGAAACTCATCAGACACTTCTTATGAATGATTTAAGAAGCCGAATTGTGATAGAAACAGATGGCAAACTTCTTACCGGACGGGATGTAGCTATTGCCGCATTGTTAGGTGCTGAAGAATTCGGTTTTGCAACTGCACCTCTTATTGTGCTTGGCTGTGTAATGATGAGAGTATGCCACCTGGATACCTGCCCGGTGGGAGTTGCAACACAAAACCCTGAATTAAGGAAGAAATTTATGGGAAGTCCGGACCATGTGGTAAACTTTATGAGATTTATCGCACAGGATTTACGGGAGTGGATGGCAAAACTGGGCTTTAGGACAGTAGATGAAATGGTTGGTCGTGTCGATAAACTATTGCCCAAAAAGGCTGTTGAACATTGGAAGGCAAAAGGTGTTGACTTGTCCGCCCTCCTGTATCAGCCTGAGGTGGATGAAAAGGTAGGCAGATATTGTACAATCAAACAGAACCACGAACTGGAAAAATCTCTTGATCAACAGATGTTACTAGCTATATGCGAACCGGCACTTAAATATGGTAAGCGGGTTGAAGCAACCCTGCCAATTAAAAACACGAACCGTGTCGTAGGCACAATTCTGGGAAGTGAAATCGCAAAACAATACGGTTTGAAAGGACTTCCGGAAGATACTATCAATTTATATTTTAAAGGTTCGGCCGGGCAGAGTTTTGGTGCATTTGTACCTAAGGGCGTTACTATGAAGCTGGAAGGCGATTCCAATGACTATATTGGAAAAGGACTTTCCGGCGGAAAAATTGTTGTTGTACCGCCAAAAGAAAGTACATTTGTGCCTGAAGAAAATGTCATTATCGGAAATGTTGCATTTTATGGTGCTACATCCGGTGAAGCGTATATCCGTGGAAGTGCCGGAGAACGCTTCTGTGTAAGAAACAGCGGTGTATATGCGGTAGTTGAAGCGGTAGGAGACCACGGATGTGAATATATGACCGGAGGACGCGTTGCGGTACTGGGTCCGACGGGACGTAACTTTGCAGCAGGGATGTCCGGTGGTATAGCATACGTTCTGGACGAAAAAGGTGACTTTAAGAAACGGTGCAATCAGGAAATGGTCCTTCTTGAAACGATGGAAAACGAAGAGGACATACAGGAATTAAAAGGCATGATCGAGCGGCATGTACTTTATACCGGAAGTGAATTGGGTGAAAAAGTTCTGGCAAATTGGGATGAGATGGTTAAAAAATTTGTAAAGGTTATTCCAAAGGATTATAAAGTAGTGCTTGAGGCATTGAAGAGAGTTCAGAAGGCTGGATTAAGCGGTGAAGAGGCGCTGATGGCAGCGTTTGAAGAAAATAATCGTGATGTGGCCCGTGTAAGTGGAAACTAAGCTGCAATCACAAGGATGGAGGACATGAGATGGGTAAACCAACAGGATTTATGGAATATTCACGTGAACTGCCTGTAGATCGTGCACCTTCCGAGAGGATTGGTGATTGGCAGGAGTTTCACGAGCATTTTGATGAAGAAAAGCTTAAAATACAGGGGGCGCGGTGTATGGATTGTGGTATACCGTTTTGTCACAGCGGTATACTCTTAAACGGTATGGCATCAGGCTGCCCTATCAACAACCTGATTCCTGAATGGAATGACTTGGTGTATAGAGGACTGTGGAAGGAAGCTATTGACAGGTTACACAAGACAAATAACTTTCCCGAATTTACAGGCAGGGTTTGCCCTGCTCCCTGTGAAGGTTCATGCACATTAGGAATGCTTGAGCCGGCAGTAACTATTAAAAATATTGAATGCCATATCGTTGATAGGGCTTTTGAAGAAGGATGGGTAGTACCTGAGCCGCCGCAGGTACGGACCGATAAAAAAGTTGCGGTTGTAGGCTCGGGACCTTCAGGACTTGCCTGTGCAGCACAGCTTAATAAAGCCGGACATTGGGTAACGGTATTTGAAAGGGCAGACCGCATCGGGGGATTGTTGATGTATGGTATTCCAAACATGAAGCTGGATAAAAAGATTGTACAGCGGAGAGTTGATTTACTGGCAGCGGAAGGTGTAAAATTTGTTACAAATACGGAAGTGGGTAAAGACTATCCGGCGGAAAAGCTGCTGTCAGATTTTGATGCCGTAGTGTTATGCTGTGGTGCTACAAAACCAAGAGACCTTGTGGTGGAAGGGAGAAATCTGGCAGGTGTGCATTTTGCAATGGAATTTCTCCATGCAAACACCAAAAGCCTTCTCGATTCCAATCACCAGGACGGCAATTACATCAGTGCAAAAGACAAAGATGTAATAGTTATTGGTGGTGGAGATACCGGGACTGACTGTGTAGCAACTTCCATACGGCATGGCTGCAGAAGTGTTGTACAGCTTGAAATTCTGCCAAAACCGCCGGCACAGCGTACTGCCGATAATCCATGGCCACAGTGGCCTAAGATTCACCGTACCGATTACGGGCAGGAAGAAGCTGCGTCAATATTTGGAGAAGACCCCCGTAAATACTGTATTATGACCAAGAAGATTGTTGGAGATGAAAAAGGTGCGGTTAAAGAAGTCCATACGGTTAGTATCGAATGGACAAAAGATGAACAGGGAAGATTTATTCCAAAAGAAATCCCGGGTACCGAAAAAGTATGGCCGGCACAGCTTGTACTGCTTGCCATGGGCTTTACAGGTCCGGAAGACGCTATTCTAGAACAGCTTGGTATAGAACGTGACGCCCGTACCAATGTAAATGCTCCTTATGGGAAATTTACAACCAATATAAAAGGTGTATTTGCTGCAGGGGATATGCGCCGCGGCCAGAGCCTTGTGGTTTGGGCAATCAACGAGGGACGCGCTGCAGCCCGGGAGTGTGACCGGTACCTGATGGGGTCTACAAATTTGAAATAATTGAATTATTAAGACACGGATAATTAACTTTTTATACATTTTAAAAATTAATTTCTATAACCACAGAAGTATTAGCATGAATACTCTGTGGTTTTTTATTATATAGCAACGTCCAGTTTCGTAAGGGTAAATTTAATATATGTAGGCATTTAAAAGTTCATTTTTGTTTTGAAATTTTTATATATGAAGTTAATATGCGATCCAGTTTTCTACTTATTTCTAATATTTCTTCCTTGTTAGTGTCGGTATTATTTTTTTCCAGGTCCCAAACTAACTTTTTTAGCTCTTGTATTTCATTATTTATGTATTGTAAATTTTTATTTCTCATCTCAAAAACCTCTTTATAAATATTATGATTTACTATAATTAATAATACATATTGTTTTCTATTTCTTCCTTGTCAATATTTAAAACTTTTATGATATTATCCAGATATTTTTCACCGGAACGTTTTCCGCGAAGAATCATGCTTAAATATGCTTCTGAAGTTCCCACTTTCTCTGCTAACTTTTTTTGTGTCATATTTAATTCAATTAAACGGTTATTCACTAATTTGCCAAAGGGCGTTAGCTTTCTTTTTTTCATAACAGCTTCACCTTTCTTTTATAAAAAATACTGTTCTCGTTTGTTCAAAAAATATGATACAATAAAGCCGATTAAAAATTAATCATACTATATGCATACTTTAATAATATATCGGATTTCAGAGAATGTCAACCTTTTTTTCAATTTATTAACATAATTTTGCATATTTTCTCTATTAAAAGAGAAAAATGGAGGTGGTTCCTTGACTTCAATAGGAGAAAGAATTCGACTTGCCAGAAAAAAGAAAAAATTGACTTTAACAGATATAAAAAATTTAACAGGATTATCTACGGGAAATTTAAGTGAACTCGAAAATGATAAATTTATGCCTTCCGCCAGTGCATTAATTGCTTTGAAAAAAACATTGGATGTGTCTATCGATTGGATTTTGACGGGTGAGGAATCCACAGAGGGTCATTTGCCGGGAATACAAAAGGCTGAAAATGATGAAGAAAGCACTCATTATTTTATAAAAGAAGCCGAAAGTACAACCTATTTACTCAATGAAGATGAAAAAGAACTAATCAATGGCTATAGAAAATTGGATGAAGAAAAACGAAGGGATATTAAAGGATTTATCCATGTATGTTTGCAAAATACATATTCTTCTGCTCATGAGGAGCAGGAGGACAGTTTAAATGTTGATAGAGGCATTTAATTTTTTATGTATGTATGATTAATTTTTAATCATTTCCCATGTCGCGCTCCTGATCAGTTACATCAGGCATCCTTTGGTTAAGTATGACAAATAATTAATTATTTTTGCAATATTTTAGCTTATAAATTGCAAAACTATCAAAAAAGGTCTTGCGTTTTTTATAAACATATATTATAATTAAGCTACGTTAAATGAATAGATAATGCAGAACAACGGCGTTCTCAATATTTACCACAAATGTGGTTTGTTTGAGTACGCTTTTTTGTTATTTTTATAATATATTTTCACTTTTAAGTAATGCAAGATTAAATCATAAATATTTCATGGCCAAGGGGGGTTATAAATGTTAAAGAGAGAGGGTCAGGTTAGAATACCTTCAGGGTGTGCTATAAGCGGAATTATGAATAAAAAAGGAAAGGTATTCTCCGGGGAAGCAATTATCAAGTCTATCGCGCTGATGCACGAACGTTCAAACGGTTTGGGTGGCGGTTTTGCTGCCTATGGAATATATCCCCAATATAAAGAGCTATTTGCGCTTCATGTCTTTTATGACAATATTCAAGCTAAAATCAATACCGAAGATTTCCTTAACCAACATTTTGATATTGAGAGTTCCGGTAAAATTCCTACCAGAAAAGTTGCAAGTATAACCGATAATCCGATTATCTGGAGATATTTCGTAAAGCCAAGAAATTTTAAACTTATTGAATCAGAACTGAATGAAGAGGAATTTACTGCACGTTGTGTAATTAAAATTAATACTCATTTTGACGGTGCCTTTATATTTTCCAGCGGAAAAAACATGGGGGCTTTTAAAGCGGTCGGATATCCTGAAGACGTAGGGGAATTCTACATGCTGGATACCTACAAGGGCTATTTATGGACTGCACATGGAAGATTTCCTACCAATACGCCGGGCTGGTGGGGTGGAGCCCACCCCTTC
This genomic stretch from Petroclostridium xylanilyticum harbors:
- the gltB gene encoding glutamate synthase large subunit, encoding MQYLGIPKKQGLYDPRFEHDACGIGFVTNIKGKKSHEIIRQAITILLNLTHRGGCGCEINTGDGAGILMQIPHDFFVKVCRQSGFSLPEEGEYGVGMLFLSPDPQEREENEKCLEKIIEEEGQSVLGWRTVPVNDISLGKVAKAGMPFIRQVFVKKNEQITDQLAFERKLYVIRKRAEKAIRYSGMKGGQYFYFASFSSRTIVYKGMLTPQQVEEFYPDLLDSDMKTAIALVHSRFSTNTFPSWERAHPNRYIIHNGEINTLRGNVNWMHAREAMFESELFGDDIKKVLPVINPDGSDSAMLDNCLEILTLAGRSLPHAVMMAIPEPWENHESMSDEKRAFYEYHSCMMEPWDGPAAIAFTDGTYVGAVLDRNGLRPSRYYVTKDDLVILASEVGVLDIPPENVLKKERLHPGRMFLIDTKEGRIIEDEELKQSIAAQHPYRKWLNEHLIELKDLPDVEHVPAKEHQSVLKRQRAFGYTSEELKLIIGPMAKDGIDPIGAMGTDTPLAVLSDKPQLLYNYFKQLFAQVTNPPIDALREELITSTITMIGSEGNLLNPEAKSCRQIKLKTPVLNNEELEKLRVIQKDGFKAITLPILFKVDEDGKALENAMDELCSAASAAIKDGYNLLILSDRGVDNEKAPIPALLAVAGLHHHLIREGTRTKVSILLESGEPREVHHFALLLGYGVSAVNPYLAFETIEDMIGQGLLTDITYETAVNKYIKAVTKGVVKVMSKMGISTIQSYQGAQIFEALGLNEAVINKYFTWTPSRIGGIGIKEIAKEVKMRHDSAFAERQTDVKTLETGGNYQWRKDGEYHLFNPETVHKLQQACRTGNYNLYKEYASLINEQSQSLCTIRGLLDMKLEQEPVPIEEVESVESICKRFKTGAMSYGSISQEAHESLAIAMNRIGGKSNTGEGGENPERFKPDANGDSRCSAIKQVASGRFGVTIEYLVNSKEIQIKMAQGAKPGEGGQLPGRKVYPWVAKARYSTPGVGLISPPPHHDIYSIEDLAQLIHDLKNANKDARISVKLVSEVGVGTIAAGVAKGRADVVLISGYDGGTGASPRTSIRHAGLPWELGVAETHQTLLMNDLRSRIVIETDGKLLTGRDVAIAALLGAEEFGFATAPLIVLGCVMMRVCHLDTCPVGVATQNPELRKKFMGSPDHVVNFMRFIAQDLREWMAKLGFRTVDEMVGRVDKLLPKKAVEHWKAKGVDLSALLYQPEVDEKVGRYCTIKQNHELEKSLDQQMLLAICEPALKYGKRVEATLPIKNTNRVVGTILGSEIAKQYGLKGLPEDTINLYFKGSAGQSFGAFVPKGVTMKLEGDSNDYIGKGLSGGKIVVVPPKESTFVPEENVIIGNVAFYGATSGEAYIRGSAGERFCVRNSGVYAVVEAVGDHGCEYMTGGRVAVLGPTGRNFAAGMSGGIAYVLDEKGDFKKRCNQEMVLLETMENEEDIQELKGMIERHVLYTGSELGEKVLANWDEMVKKFVKVIPKDYKVVLEALKRVQKAGLSGEEALMAAFEENNRDVARVSGN
- the folB gene encoding dihydroneopterin aldolase; this translates as MDKIIIEELEVYAYHGVAPEEKALGQMFIISVEVTADLKAAACADELSYTINYGNLCADIEKVLTSRKYELIEAAAMAVIERILDNYPAVMSVKVLLKKPWAPLGRHLKYVAVEMERRRGS
- the folK gene encoding 2-amino-4-hydroxy-6-hydroxymethyldihydropteridine diphosphokinase, with protein sequence MYKDKIKAYLGIGSNIGDRQSNLDAAVGMLRHTRGIEIRNVSSFYNTAPVGYTAQPDFLNGVVEIETILTPHELLKICQTIEDKLKRVRTIRWGPRTIDIDILLYDELIIQDENLIIPHPHMHQREFVLQPLNDIAPEVIHPVFKMTVCKLYERLKSK
- the dapF gene encoding diaminopimelate epimerase; this translates as MKFTKMQGIGNDYVYVNCFEEKVENPSGVAVKISDRHFGIGSDGLVLIMPSDTEDFKMRMFNSDGSEAEMCGNAIRCVGKYVYDNGLTDKDTISIETLAGTKILKMEIEDGKVKMVRVDMGEPILEPEKIPVIHAKERFVNEEVEVDGEKYKVTCVSMGNPHAIIYMKDIDNLKIEEIGPKFEHHKIFPRRTNTEFVEVIDRQTLKMRVWERGAGETLACGTGACAVLVASVLNGVSERKATVKLKGGDLLIEWSQEDNHVYMTGPAVKVFDGEIEI
- a CDS encoding LL-diaminopimelate aminotransferase produces the protein MALVNENYLKLPGSYLFAEIARRVSSFQKENPNAKIIRLGIGDVTRPLPPAVIENLHKAVDEMAHAETFRGYGPEQGYAFLIEKIIQFDYAPRGIKLDVDEVFVSDGSKSDTGNIQEIFGVDNVVAVTDPVYPVYVDTNVMAGRAGELTEQGKWSKIVYIPCTAENNFVPALPDQKVDLIYLCFPNNPTGMTITKEELKKWVDYAKANKAIILYDAAYEAYIQEADVPHSIYEVEGAKEVAIEFRSFSKNAGFTGTRCAFTVVPKEVVAYTSTGEVVQLNKLWNRRQTTKFNGVPYIIQKGAAAVYTEEGQKQIKALIDYYMTNAKIIREGLLSLGLQVFGGVNAPYIWLKTPNGLDSWAFFDKLLNEANIVGTPGVGFGPSGQGYFRLTAFGNKENTEEAVERFKTRLKL
- a CDS encoding TM1266 family iron-only hydrogenase system putative regulator, whose product is MDTRIAVVGIVVSNREEEAKKVNDILSSYGHLVVGRMGIPYKDRGVSVISLIVDGTTDDIGALTGKLGNIKGVKVKSVVAY